The sequence GATCCCACATGGATGGTCAAGAAAAAAATGACACGTTACCCATGAGTACTATACGCATGGGTGACATCGACACTTTCGTAGACCAATAAAAAAATGACACACCATCCATGAATACTATCCGCATGGATGGCATCGACACTTTCGTTCAACATACTGTTCGAGAAAATATTAGTAGAAATAatcaaaatcataattatttttaaatttttaactaCTCCACCAATTTGAACAATATTCCGCGAATGTCTTAGCCACATATCTCATGGTCGATACTCGAGTGTCATGGCATGAAATAAACACGAGATAAGTTGAGATAGAGATTCAATTATACATAAAACTTTAACACGAGATATctgaacaattttttttaattggggGAGGGGATTTGGGTCTCGAACTCGAGCCTCGTTTACACTTAAAACTTTAATGTCAGATGAGTTATACGACAAATATCTGAACATTTTAGCTTAAGCGAATGATCTTTATGGTTCAAActtatttaaatcatatatttcattcattatttaaattttaaacaattcAATAGAAACAATTGGAAAATTGCTACAACCGAAATTAGGTGAGTTTGTTTTCGAAATTAAGTAGGATTATCTTCCTAACCcccgaaataataataataataataaattcttcaaaaaaaaaaattaataataataataaattataatgcATCCCAAGGCAACTTGGGCGTCACTAGAAGAAGATAATGAAACGCCCACTTGCACCACAAGTCATGAATATCATTAGGTAGGAAATGGCCCCCTACACTAAACccatcaattttttttgtacatCCCACTCATGTTATCAATTAGTCCAATTAAAAATCGAGTAGTTTAAAGTTatatttacaaaaataattacATTATTTGTGACGCCCAACTCGGGATATACTGATATTTTCTTTTAAGGACACTAGTATTTTTAGAATAGATTTCATGTGAGATGGTCTCACGGATCTTTATTCGTGCGACGGATCAATCCTactcatatttaaaataagaagtagacaaaaactcctatgaaaCGGTTTCAATGGTCATTTTTTTAGACGAAtctcttatatgagttatctattaaaaattattacattttatataaaaaatattacttattattataaatatgagtaggGTTGACCCGTTTAACGGATaagaccgtctcataggagtgTTACTCTAAGAAGTAATAATTTTGGCAtaaacaataatattttttttatgattgatcCAAATAAAAGATCTGTCTCACCAAATTAACATGTGAGACCATCTCTCAAAATTTTTTCGTGTTTCTAAGAGTTGTTTTGTAGATCTTTATTCGTGAGACAAATCAatatactcatatttataataaaaataataattttgatataaaaaataaatttcccaTAGATGACCCAAATATAAGATCTGTCATCTGActcacaaaattaatccaagaaatcgtcttttttgtgttttttttcgtATACATGACAAATATCCAACATATGTAATAACTTGCAAATCATCGATAAAACGAAACGAgttattttatatatacaaTAAAAGTTAAGCACAATTAGTTTATAATCTAGAGAAATTCGttagtaaatatatttttttattaaaaaaaattataatatttaaaatatttatagaagGAGGGCCCAGGCCCATAAATTTTCCGTCTTCCACCTTCCTTCCCACTCGATACACATGCTCCACTTCTAACCactgtatatatatacacacacctTCGATCTTCATTCCTTCTGAGAACAATCTAATCCTACTCCCCATCTGCGCACGTTATCATATGGCCGTCGTCCGTGAACGCCGCCACCTCAATCTCCGTCTGCCGCTCCCTGAACCCTCCGAGCGCCGCCCTCGCTTTCCTCTCCCACTCCCTCCCTCCACCACCAGTTCCACTACAACAACCACCACCACCGGAACCACCACCATCTCCGCCGCGGACCTCGAGAAGCTCCAAGTCATCGGACACGGAAACGGTGGCACAGTCTACAAAGTGCGCCACAGACACACCTCCGAGATCTACGCTCTGAAAGTCGTCCACGGCGACAGCGATCCCGCCTTCCGGCGGCAGGTCCTCCGAGAGGTCTCCATCCTCCGCCGCATCGAATCCCCCCACGTCATCAAGTGCCACGGGGTGTTCGATATCCCCGGTGGCGACATCGCTATCTGCATGGAGTACATAGACATGGGAACACTCGAAGCTCTGGCTAAAAACGGCGTATCTCTCAGCGAACACCTCCTCTCCAAAATCTGCCACCAGGTGCTTAGCGGGCTCGAATACCTTCACTCTCACAAAATCATTCACCGGGATCTAAAACCATCCAACATATTGATCGATAGCAAGATGGAAGTGAAGATCTCCGATTTCGGAGTGAGCAAAATCATGCAGAGGACTTTGGACCCCTGCAATTCGTACGTCGGGACATGCGCGTACATGAGCCCGGAACGATTCGACCCGGATACATACGGGTCGAACTACGACGGGTACGCCGGAGATATATGGAGCCTGGGATTGACTTTGCTTGAACTGTACATGGGCCACTTCCCATTCCTGGCGCCGGGGCAGAGACCCGACTGGGCGACGCTGATGTGCGCCATATGCTTCGGAGAGCCGCCGAGATTGCCGGAAGGTGCGTCGGAGAGTTTCAGGAGTTTCATCGGCTGCTGTTTACAGAAGGATTCGAGTAAAAGGTGGAGCGCGACGCAGCTTCTGTCGCACCCTTTTGTGAGCAGCATCGGCCGGAAATGAAGTTTCTCCGATCAGTCGCTGGGAATTTTGGAACCTCGCGGCGGATGGGGTGGCTGTTTAGTGCATAGTGAAGCAGACTTTTCTTCTGCTTCAGTGTATATTCTTCGGAAAATCTTGTTCTTCTGCCGAATCTCTCTGTTCAACAGAGGATTTCGATCCATTTCAGCAGACAAATACTGTAGAAATTGGGAGGAATAATAAAGTAATAATTCAATCATTTCTttaattttcttcaattttggTTAAAATTGGGAacattaaaacaaaaatttgaattatcTAGCAATATAGATAATCATTTTAAGATTTGAACTTGAAAGAAAGATTAATTATAAATTCCCATTTATAGATTTCAGAAGTAACAAATagttagattaaaaaaaaagtaacaAATAATTTAGATGGTACACAAAATCAAATGACTAAACTTGTATTTGGACTCGATTTGACTCATGAGATTGTTAGTAAAAGATGCAAAATGATATTTGGACGTTAAGATTACTCTAATTTTCGTGAAATATGAGTTAAAAATTGAATGGAATAAAAATATGTGATAAATCAATATCTTATCGTTAGCATCAAATATCTTCTATCATTCGCTTTAACGAAAAATAAATGTATATGAAATTTCTACCATGATGCACATTaaaacttttatatttttatcagaTTAATTCTAATTTCTAACATTACTATTCATTGAAAAAATATAGTAATTATATGCACGGAATGGTTACTAGATCTTCTAAACCAATAATTTAACTAACTAATCAGTGGTCATTCGAGTTTGGTGCAATATTTTATATCTATACATCATCTCATGCATCATTCACTCAAATTTAATAACAAGTGTAGTTGGAAAACTAACAttttcaattatatatttttatttatcgcTCAcacgacaaaaaaaaaaatagaataaaccaaggacaaaaaaaaaatagaataagcacgaatatttttaattaaatgacaAAAGATTTGTTCTAGTTCCTCATTTGATTTTCTCCGCCCAAATTGAATTTTACCAAGAACTAAAATGGGAAATAATTTTGAATAGTTGCATATATTAAAAGAATCCAATTTGATCATCATCTCATGACTAggtggatatatatatatatatatatatatatatatatatatatatttgaaatgggtggatattatattttaattatatttgaaatgggtggatattatattttaataataatacgTAAAAAACACCACTGAAAATTCCAGCTTAACTAGCTTTAGGTGATTTCTAAGCAGATTCCGATCCAATTAACCGGCGCCGGCGGTAGGCGGCGGCCGCTGCTGGCCCCACCTCCCAACCTCAATTATTGTGTgccttaaataaaatattaattaaaatatgacCCACGTGCTTTAAAAAGATAAGCTTGTAGTATTCATTGTTGCCAGCTtgcttgtttttttgttttttaagtgAATTATTTTGTTGTTACTATCGTCAACCAAGTGTCCACTTGTATGATTTCCTAGAGCCCTCTTGGGGTGAGCTTATTTGTAAAACACACAAATTGGATATTAATATTTTGGGACAACATTGTTTGGTGTGAATAAATTAAGAGTGAATTATCCTAAAATTCCTAATACTCTTCCTAATTTTATTAGAACTTTCTAGGGAAAAGATTCTTTACTATAACTTCCTAGGACCatcaaacttgaatattttaatatttaattcttgtactggatTTATGCTAATCTATACTTGAAATCTATAGGTTCTATGCTTAACTTGTAAAGGTTTTATGTTTGAATCTGAAGATTTTGTGCTCATTTGCAGTATAAAGAAATATGtgaaaaaatggtatcagagctttcactagtagaaaaatcgcATAGGATttcggttaataaccgaagtcgtaggaCTTTTTTtttaccgaagtagtgtcacgtgaagtaatagggtactTTTTTACTTCGTTTAATCGCCGAAGTCTTACACgttaaattaccgaagtctttggtcatTTTTTGGAGGCAAAATTGGACtgatgccgaagtaaaaacatatattttacttcggtCATTTTATAATTTACGAAGTcaaaaatatacttatacttcgGTAGTTAATGAATTTAATGAAGTAAAAACTATGATTATACTTCGGTTTTTATACGAAGTGAAGTTTATGTTTTACttcagtaattttttttattaccgAAGTAAAATCCAATATTCTACTTCGCTTATTACTGAAATTGCTGAAATCATAGAATAGCTTTTACTTCATTAATTTCGTTAACAGACGAAGTGATataatatcttttacttcgttaattcccTATATTACCGCAGTAAAATGCTTTCTTCTACTTCGTCTATTAATAAAATTGCTGAAgtaatagaattttttttacctCAGTATTTTGATTAAAATACGAAGTAGAAGATAACGATTTACTTCGTTTATTCTAAAATTTCCGAAGCAATATAACacattttctaaattaaaatttagatacaataatgccataaatatatttttgaaacttaaaaATACACTAATATTAATAAATCCATCCCAAAATGACACATACATAAATCAACAAGTACTCTATCCACCAAAATAACCCGAAATTAGATGCACATATCCACACATATTTTCTCAAAACTATACGTGTACACATCCACACgtattttctcaaaaaaaagtattatcccaattttaaaTGACATATTCAACCACCTAAATATGTACACATCCACACGTATTTCCTCAAAACAAAGTATTATCCCAATTTGAAATGACATATTCAACCACCTACATGCGAGTAGACAAATTCACTCCATTCACTTCTAACTTCATCAAATTGTTCTTGACTGTACGCCTTATTCTTGACGCATCCTGCAAactgaaattcaaaaaaagaTAGGAATATCACGATAAACCAACAAGGCAACTAGTTGCAAactgaaattcaaaaaaaaaataataagcaACAACCTATTTGGTATGCATGCTGACATGTATGATCAGCTTAATTGTTATGGGTTTTAAAACTTGCCACAAAAAATGTTGTTCAATAATACCTTTGCTGCCAAGATCAGTTCTCAACAATTAAAATTTTGGGGATACCAGAATTTAGCAGACTTGTGTTAGCATATGATGCCCAATTTATCAAGCCAAGCCAAATACAATACATACACTGTTGAAATTAAATGATTATAGTGACACTTTAAAATAGATttgttcaaaacataaacagatTCTTAGCAGATTGTGTTAGCATGCTGACACTTTAAAATAGATTTGTTCAATCCATATGCATGCTGACACTGTTGTTCAAGATCCTCTTTGCTGCCAAGATCGATTCTTAGCAGATTGTGTTAGCATATGATGCCCAATTTATCAAGCCAAgccaaaaataaaatgtaaaacCTAGAGAAATCTGCAGCTACTCATGACCATACTTGATTTGAGTCGGTAATGGACATGGTATATGAATCTGACATTAAAATAAACTGACAATCTAAAttgcaaaaaatttcaaatgcaAAACTTACATACAATCTAgaaactaaaaatgaaaaataagaaCCTCTTCATAGCCAAGGATTCTCAAACATCGAAACCATGTAGCATTTAATTATTCAGTTCATGAGAAAGTAGCTAAAACTCACACACAATCCTAATTTATTCTCATAGCAAGTAAAAGCATGCAAGTGCATTGAAGCCTAGACTCAAGAGACCAGGCAAGAGACAAAGCAAACTACCGCattatattaaaaactctaatgcACCTTTAAATTTTGCCATATAAAAACCAGGAACGTTTGAAAATTGTGCCTCGATCCTTTAGCACATGTGATTCAGAAGCTATAGTGCTGAAACCATCACTAACAGAAGCTATAGTGCTGAAAACCCATCACTAACAGAAGCACTAACAGAAGCACATGTGATTCCTTTTGCCATATGGTAATAAAAACCATCACTAACAGATTGATAACGTTATGCTTAATTGGCAAGCATATTTTGAAAGAAACCAgagcataaaataaaatttgaaactcACCATCGTTTCCACCCGTAGAACTTCACATTCAACTATTTCCTTCATATACCTCATCACATATTATCCACATTCAACACCACCACTTTGTTTTAGGTTTTCCTATAATAAAATTGAAACTCAATTGCATCAATCACAATCCAAATAATATTTCCATATCAA comes from Henckelia pumila isolate YLH828 chromosome 4, ASM3356847v2, whole genome shotgun sequence and encodes:
- the LOC140865804 gene encoding mitogen-activated protein kinase kinase 9-like, which produces MAVVRERRHLNLRLPLPEPSERRPRFPLPLPPSTTSSTTTTTTTGTTTISAADLEKLQVIGHGNGGTVYKVRHRHTSEIYALKVVHGDSDPAFRRQVLREVSILRRIESPHVIKCHGVFDIPGGDIAICMEYIDMGTLEALAKNGVSLSEHLLSKICHQVLSGLEYLHSHKIIHRDLKPSNILIDSKMEVKISDFGVSKIMQRTLDPCNSYVGTCAYMSPERFDPDTYGSNYDGYAGDIWSLGLTLLELYMGHFPFLAPGQRPDWATLMCAICFGEPPRLPEGASESFRSFIGCCLQKDSSKRWSATQLLSHPFVSSIGRK